A DNA window from Arachis hypogaea cultivar Tifrunner chromosome 18, arahy.Tifrunner.gnm2.J5K5, whole genome shotgun sequence contains the following coding sequences:
- the LOC112772065 gene encoding uncharacterized protein: protein MCRGVMAVASTTVGVMEVLKDQGYCRWNTTMKSVAQGAKNHVKSSQHKAANNSNNNNISHQSSSSSMIANNNKLRDEIDEIEHMKKAEESLRTVMYLSTWGPNS from the coding sequence ATGTGTCGTGGAGTTATGGCTGTTGCATCCACCACTGTTGGAGTGATGGAGGTGCTGAAGGATCAAGGCTATTGCAGGTGGAACACCACCATGAAATCAGTTGCCCAAGGTGCCAAGAACCATGTCAAGTCATCACAACACAAGGCTGCTAATAATAGCAACAATAACAACATCTCTcaccaatcttcttcttcttccatgatTGCTAATAATAACAAGTTAAGAGATGAGATTGATGAGATTGAACACATGAAGAAGGCTGAGGAGTCTCTTAGAACCGTCATGTATTTGAGCACGTGGGGTCCTAACAGTTAG
- the LOC112771220 gene encoding uncharacterized protein, with amino-acid sequence MCRGVMAVASTTIGVVEVLKDQGYCRWNTTMKSLAQGAKNHVKSAQQKANSNKKKMPQQSASASSVIANKLRDEIDDIEHFKKAEESLRTVMYLSTWGPNT; translated from the coding sequence ATGTGTCGCGGAGTTATGGCTGTTGCATCCACCACTATTGGAGTGGTGGAGGTGCTGAAGGATCAAGGCTATTGCAGGTGGAACACCACCATGAAATCATTAGCTCAAGGTGCCAAGAACCACGTGAAATCAGCACAACAGAAGGCTAATAGCAACAAGAAGAAGATGCCTCAGCAATCTGCTTCTGCTTCCTCAGTGATTGCCAATAAGCTGAGAGATGAAATTGATGACATTGAGCACTTCAAGAAGGCTGAGGAGTCTCTTAGAACTGTCATGTACTTGAGCACTTGGGGTCCTAATACTTAG
- the LOC112771833 gene encoding large ribosomal subunit protein eL13z, whose translation MVKHNNVIPNGHFRKHWQNYVKTWFNQPARKTRRRLARQEKAVKIFPRPTAGSLRPIVHGQTLKYNMKVRAGKGFSLEELKAAGIPKKLAPTIGIAVDHRRKNRSLESMQANVQRLKTYKAKLVVFPRRAKKVKAGDSTAEELANATQVQGSYMPILREKPSVELVKVTDEMKAFKAYYKLRLERTNKKHYGARLKKAAEAEKEDKK comes from the exons ATGGTGAAGCACAACAATGTTATCCCTAATGGACATTTCCGTAAGCATTGGCAGAACTATGTCAAGACCTGGTTCAATCAACCAGCTAGGAAGACCAGAAGACGCTTAG CGCGCCAGGAGAAAGCTGTTAAGATCTTTCCCAGGCCTACTGCTGGATCTCTCAGGCCAATTGTTCATGGCCAAACCTTGAAATACAACATGAAAGTCAGAGCTGGCAAAGGATTTTCTCTCGAAGAACTCAAG GCTGCTGGGATTCCCAAAAAGCTCGCTCCAACCATTGGCATTGCCGTTGATCACCGTCGCAAGAATCGTTCATTAGAAAGTATGCAGGCTAATGTGCAGAGGCTGAAAACATACAAGGCAAAGTTAGTTGTGTTCCCAAGGCGTGCAAAGAAGGTCAAG GCTGGTGATTCTACTGCCGAGGAACTAGCAAATGCAACCCAAGTGCAGGGCTCGTACATGCCCATTTTGAGGGAGAAACCATCTGTTGAGCTTGTTAAGGTTACAGATGAAATGAAGGCATTTAAGGCTTATTACAAGCTCCGTCTTGAACGCACAAACAAGAAGCATTATGGTGCTAGACTCAAGAAGGCTGCTGAAGCAGAAAAGGAAGACAAGAAGTAA
- the LOC112771072 gene encoding uncharacterized protein produces the protein MSKSWMVAASVGAVEALKDQLGVCRWNFVMRNAQQQLKNHVRSMSQAKTTLSSSSSALVSTKLKDNKGEESLRTVMYLSCWGPN, from the coding sequence ATGAGTAAGTCATGGATGGTGGCAGCAAGTGTGGGAGCTGTGGAGGCATTGAAGGACCAGTTAGGTGTGTGTAGGTGGAACTTTGTCATGAGAAATGCTCAGCAGCAGCTCAAGAACCATGTTAGATCCATGTCTCAGGCAAAGAccactctctcatcttcttcttctgctcTTGTTTCCACCAAATTGAAGGACAACAAGGGAGAAGAGTCCTTGAGGACTGTCATGTACTTAAGTTGCTGGGGTCCAAATTGA
- the LOC112772235 gene encoding uncharacterized protein, with amino-acid sequence MSSSARNWIVAASVGVVEAMKDQGVCRWNYALRNVQQHVKSHVRSFSQPKQQFSSSSSSAAMISTTTVLKRSQKAKQSEESLRTVMYLSCWGPN; translated from the coding sequence ATGAGTAGCTCAGCTAGAAATTGGATTGTGGCTGCTAGTGTTGGAGTTGTGGAGGCTATGAAGGACCAAGGAGTGTGCAGGTGGAACTATGCTCTTAGAAATGTTCAACAACATGTGAAGAGCCATGTTAGATCGTTTTCACAGCCAAAGCAgcagttttcttcttcttcttcttctgctgctATGATCTCCACTACTACAGTACTCAAGAGGTCCCAGAAAGCTAAGCAATCAGAGGAATCATTAAGAACAGTCATGTACTTATCTTGTTGGGGTCCTAACTAA